The following are encoded together in the Triticum dicoccoides isolate Atlit2015 ecotype Zavitan chromosome 6B, WEW_v2.0, whole genome shotgun sequence genome:
- the LOC119325927 gene encoding uncharacterized protein LOC119325927 yields the protein MQNPSKLSAVSLARPPAFSGLQGWADLPDCLLHSIVARLASVRDILGFAATCPSWRAVFSYPSKSTFRTKCPPLLIQPNVRVQGPLLPSTNGCRDMYTCKVIDPANPKVALHCQIPQETLEKMTCIGSSYGNLIYYRDRYCRLVDVFTGVEVSAPRLPPIAKGPKFWLYGILTAPLASHSTHLLVSTKFYLFDSPIGSNSWSQVQLPYMLKTDQIVEFNGQFILSNGNGRFYSVQLAPQLGLQEITTDKQGWSQEPRDMTEVLVCGDMLIVLIPLAYELYRLDLSTKPATVMTLEKLDDWALFIQAEEKGTPLWCMSPEQWGGRSNSWYYADDGSLPWTLDGPFHEPDPVQDAPPVDPDVGSQDGWGAWSNTSHSAVLDSWYLHEPDHVSEPVQETPSGEPVPDAWGASAVSFAALEPWDPHEPDHVSGPVQDTQSDETDVDGWGGSADNFAYWHSPEKEGLPIWLYPSMVYSDPAQP from the coding sequence ATGCAAAACCCCAGCAAACTGTCCGCCGTCTCTCTAGCCAGACCCCCTGCTTTTTCCGGGCTCCAAGGTTGGGCTGACCTCCCAGATTGCTTGCTCCATTCCATCGTTGCTCGGTTGGCCTCTGTCCGAGACATTCTTGGCTTTGCTGCAACATGCCCCTCTTGGCGTGCTGTGTTTTCCTACCCATCCAAATCTACGTTCCGCACAAAATGTCCGCCTCTCCTCATCCAACCCAATGTTCGTGTACAAGGTCCTCTTCTTCCTTCTACTAATGGTTGCCGTGATATGTACACATGTAAGGTTATTGATCCAGCCAACCCGAAAGTCGCCCTTCATTGCCAGATTCCTCAAGAAACCCTGGAGAAGATGACGTGTATCGGCTCTTCCTATGGTAATCTCATCTACTACCGCGATCGGTATTGTCGCTTGGTCGATGTGTTCACAGGTGTGGAGGTTTCAGCTCCACGTCTCCCACCCATTGCCAAGGGTCCAAAATTCTGGTTGTATGGCATTTTAACAGCCCCCTTGGCATCACACAGCACACATCTCCTTGTCAGCACCAAGTTCTACCTGTTTGATTCGCCTATTGGAAGCAACTCTTGGTCCCAAGTCCAGCTTCCTTATATGTTGAAAACGGACCAGATTGTGGAATTCAATGGTCAGTTCATTCTCTCGAATGGCAATGGGCGGTTCTACTCCGTGCAGCTGGCCCCGCAGCTTGGCCTGCAGGAGATAACAACCGACAAGCAGGGCTGGAGTCAAGAACCTCGTGATATGACAGAGGTGCTGGTTTGTGGTGACATGCTTATCGTTCTCATTCCCCTTGCTTATGAGCTCTACCGCCTTGACTTGTCGACCAAGCCCGCGACAGTGATGACCTTGGAGAAGCTGGACGACTGGGCACTCTTTATCCAGGCGGAAGAAAAGGGCACACCACTTTGGTGCATGAGTCCGGAACAATGGGGAGGAAGGAGCAACAGCTGGTACTATGCCGACGATGGATCTCTGCCTTGGACTCTAGACGGTCCGTTTCATGAACCGGACCCTGTGCAGGATGCGCCTCCCGTCGATCCTGACGTGGGAAGCCAGGATGGATGGGGAGCGTGGAGCAACACCTCGCACTCTGCCGTCCTCGACTCTTGGTATCTACACGAGCCGGATCATGTATCAGAACCCGTGCAGGAGACACCATCTGGCGAACCCGTCCCGGACGCGTGGGGAGCCAGTGCAGTTAGCTTTGCTGCCCTTGAGCCTTGGGATCCACACGAGCCGGATCATGTGTCAGGACCCGTGCAGGACACACAATCTGACGAAACCGACGTGGATGGGTGGGGAGGCAGTGCAGACAACTTTGCCTATTGGCATTCCCCTGAAAAGGAAGGTTTGCCGATCTGGCTGTACCCAAGCATGGTCTACTCCGATCCTGCCCAACCATAG
- the LOC119321673 gene encoding putative invertase inhibitor, with protein sequence MRKHWQSLSCCILLILVSSSASTLDHMCKYVATTRKDIGYNYCIKFFQADKASATANNRGLGVATKISRAAASDTLKRIDTHMASDKDKKIHARLSDKGYIFLFKVAVNLNAVALDTYTCENGFRVLGVNSPLAAEDAKFLKDCSISLIITVLWDLHDICTTHILNSPPQSRQHRC encoded by the exons ATGAGGAAGCATTGGCAATCTCTCTCCTGTTGTATCCTCTTGATCCTCGTCTCGAGCAGCGCTTCCACTCTAGATCACATGTGCAAGTACGTCGCCACAACCCGCAAGGACATCGGCTACAATTACTGCATCAAGTTTTTCCAAGCTGACAAAGCCAGCGCCACCGCCAATAACCGCGGCCTTGGCGTCGCCACAAAGATCAGCCGCGCAGCAGCCTCGGACACCCTCAAGCGAATCGACACCCACATGGCGTCAGATAAGGACAAGAAGATCCATGCGCGCCTTTCTGACAAA GGATACATCTTCCTTTTCAAGGTGGCGGTGAACCTCAACGCCGTGGCACTGGACACCTACACGTGTGAGAATGGCTTCCGCGTGCTAGGCGTGAATTCACCACTGGCCGCGGAGGACGCCAAGTTCCTTAAGGACTGCTCCATCTCTCTCATTATAACTGTGTTATGGGATTTGCACGAT ATATgcacaacacatatactcaacagcCCCCCGCAGTCGAGGCAGCACCGCtgctga
- the LOC119321674 gene encoding putative invertase inhibitor — translation MRRRWQALSFCLVILLFTLVSSSASTLQDTCKTVAVNNKDIGYDYCIKFFQANNASATADKRGLGDIATEISRAAALDIGKRIDTLMASEKDKTVHGRLSDCRVLYSAAVNMLKSAANLNAVISGTDTCEQGFRVLGVTSQLAADDADFIKDCSIALIITSSLL, via the coding sequence ATGAGGCGGCGTTGGCAAGCTCTCTCCTTCTGTCTTGTCATCCTCCTCTTCACCCTTGTCTCGTCCAGCGCTTCCACTCTACAAGACACTTGCAAGACCGTCGCCGTAAATAACAAGGACATCGGCTATGACTATTGCATCAAGTTTTTCCAGGCCAACAACGCCAGCGCCACCGCCGACAAGCGCGGCCTCGGCGACATCGCCACCGAGATTAGCCGCGCAGCAGCCTTGGACATCGGCAAGCGCATCGACACCCTCATGGCTTCGGAGAAGGACAAGACGGTCCATGGGCGCCTCTCCGACTGCCGCGTGCTGTACTCAGCCGCGGTCAACATGCTCAAGTCGGCGGCAAACCTCAATGCCGTGATATCGGGCACCGACACCTGTGAGCAAGGGTTCCGCGTGCTAGGCGTTACTTCACAACTAGCCGCCGATGACGCCGATTTCATTAAGGACTGCTCCATTGCTCTCATTATAACGAGCTCGTTGTTGTAG